Genomic segment of Peribacillus frigoritolerans:
TACGAGTTTTTTTATGTTAACGGCATTAACGGATTCATCCGATCCTTGGTCGATCACCTTAAGGACGTCATCCTTTCCGATCAATGACAATGTCAACTGCAAGCCGCCCGTGCCCCAACCTCTTCCTATCGGCATTTCCCTTGAAGCGAATGGGACTTGATAACCGGGAATGGCAATCGCCTTCAGTGTTGCCCTTCTTATTTCCCGTTTCGACCCTTCATCAAAGAATGCAAAATTATAAGTCTTATTCATGCAATCCAACCTCCTGCTCTGTGGTCTTATCTTTTGACTTCCGAATGCTATCAAGCTTGGATTGGAACGTAACGTAATGAGGCATCTTCAAATGGGAAATGAAACCCGTTGATTCCACTGAATCTATATGATAAAGAACGAATTCCTCGTTGTGACTTGGAAACTCCTTGTTTGGTTTTTCCAGACAATTATCCAAGATGCCCATTGCGATTGCTTTCGTTTCATTTTGTCCCATGCACATGCCATAGCCAACTTCAAACTCTATTTCTTTTTTGCCTTGTTCTTTCTCTACCGTAAGCGGAATGAGCATCTCTACCTCGGTTGCTGTGAAGTCCCCAATATAATAGCTATCTTCCTCTTGCCCTTCGTCCAGCAGCGGGTGATCGAGATGGATGGGCAGCTGTCCTACGCGCAGCTCCCCTACTGTCGGGTGCAGTGCACCATATCCACGGATGACTGCATAAGCAAGTGATGTCACTGCACCGGTTTGGCCTCTTGTTAAAATTTGCAGGCGTTCACTCCGCATTGAAGGAAACTCCAGACTTTTCCTTGTCACATCCCCAGGCTGCAAATCATTGTTTTCACAGCTTGCTAATAAGCCTTCACTTCTTAAGTAGTCCAAAACTTTAGGCAGGGAGTTTAAATCAGCCATATCGTTCTGATATTCTGTTGAATGATCTTCCTCTTGAAAAGCCCGTAACCAATCTTGAATGCTTATATCCGATTCATTTTCCAGCTCCGAATCTAGTAACCGATGCGTATAATCGGTCGTGGCACCTAAAATCTGTCCGCCAGGTACATCCTTAAAACTCGCTGAAATCCGCCGTTCCACTTTCATATTTTCAGAACTGATCACCCGTGAAACATGTTTTCGCGGCAAAGTGGATCGATAGGCTCTCAAGAGGAAAACAGCTTCTTCCGGATTGCCTTCAGCCTGTTTAATGGCAAGTGCAGCCAGTGATTGATCATACAAACTGCTTTCTGACATAACCTGATCAATCAATCCTCTCATCCCGGCTTCTATCTTATGCAGCTCTATAGCCGTCCCTTTTTTGACCCGTTCATACTTTAAGCGTTTGATGGATTCCTCAATCGCCTTTGTTCCGCCCTTCACTGCAACATATCCCATATAATCTCACCCCCATTTTCTTTGATTTGAGTCGTTCTCGGTAAAGCTATTAAACGATCTTGTTGATCAACAAAATACATATCGATTCCTAACGGGAATTCTATGTTTTTTTCGTTCCTTGCACCAAGCCAGGCGGAGACATTCGGGAGGCTTATGAAAGATTCCTCTTGAATTCCCGGTCCAGAAAGGATCATTGAGTCCCCTTTCGTCACATCCGGTACTTCTAGAATGATCATCGCCGATTCATGAGGGTTCAATAGATTTCCTACCTTTGCTTTATTCAGTGCTTCCTTCATTTGCTCGTCGGAGGCATCATGTAAAATAAAGATAAAATCCGCTTCCGGCAAATCGACAGGCTTTGAATAAGTAAGCTGATTAATCATTCTTGACACCGCCTCCTCCTCCTTTGCAATGACCTTAAAAGTCACTTCAGGGTCAAGTACAGTAAGTGCAAGCAGGATAGTAGAAGATAAGCATTCCATTTGAACATCCAATGTCTTGGCTTCCCTATCCAAAACCATTAAAGTTCCAGGTCTTGAAGTCGCCGTTACAAGCTTTCTATAAACAGTTTGTATATCATGAACTACATCCAAATTCATTGCTTTCCCCCCTCTTATTGAACATCCATTGTTTCAAAATTAACCTTGGTTCTTAAGATTGATCGATTCAGCTCTTGAAGATTTTTCTGTATATTTTTCTTCTCATTTTCTAAAACATGTGACCATAATCTTGTTTCGCCAAGGTCAGCCTCATAAGCGGCATCAATGATCGCTAAACTATGCGCCAGTTCTTCCCGATGTCCCTTAACGATACCAATCCCGATTGAATCCTGGATTTGTACCGTGCATTCAGTCACCAGCATTTCCCCTAGATAAAACAAGCTCTTTTTTGCCGTTTCCCTTGTCTTTAGCAACACGAGGGCACTCTCTGGCTTTTGAATGACGGTAACTTTATATTTCATTGCTATTTCCTTGGCAAATTCCTTCGCAATGTCCTCAGAGCCTTGAATCAAAATCTCGGTTCTTTCCCTTCTTCTCATTCCAATGGCCTCCAAATGTTTTAGTTTCAAGCTAACATCTTCACTGTATCTTGTTGCCAAGTGAACGTACGTTAAGAAAGAGTAAATCTTTGTATGAAATTTGTTAAAGCCGGGCCTGCACTATTCAAATTTCGTGCTTCACTCGTGAATTCGGAGCATTTACTCGTGAGTTCCGTACTTTTACTCGTGAATTCGGGACATTTACTCGTGAGTTTCGTACTTTTACTCGTGAATTCAGGGCATTTACTAGTGAATTCGACCGATATCTAGAATGGAAGTTTTTATATAACATATGTGAAACAATCGCTCCGATAGATTATGTTCGTGTGCTCAAGGACTTGATTGCTCCGCTTATCCCGGCATAATGATTCTACTTGCAAAAGTGGAATTAAACTTGAACACTGCAAAATATCCCGTTCGAATAGAGTGGGAAAAATCACATTCAGCGTGCTCCTGCTGGATCCGAATTCTACAAAGCCACGCTGCCGATAATATTGA
This window contains:
- a CDS encoding carbon-phosphorus lyase complex subunit PhnI, which produces MGYVAVKGGTKAIEESIKRLKYERVKKGTAIELHKIEAGMRGLIDQVMSESSLYDQSLAALAIKQAEGNPEEAVFLLRAYRSTLPRKHVSRVISSENMKVERRISASFKDVPGGQILGATTDYTHRLLDSELENESDISIQDWLRAFQEEDHSTEYQNDMADLNSLPKVLDYLRSEGLLASCENNDLQPGDVTRKSLEFPSMRSERLQILTRGQTGAVTSLAYAVIRGYGALHPTVGELRVGQLPIHLDHPLLDEGQEEDSYYIGDFTATEVEMLIPLTVEKEQGKKEIEFEVGYGMCMGQNETKAIAMGILDNCLEKPNKEFPSHNEEFVLYHIDSVESTGFISHLKMPHYVTFQSKLDSIRKSKDKTTEQEVGLHE
- the phnH gene encoding phosphonate C-P lyase system protein PhnH, whose product is MNLDVVHDIQTVYRKLVTATSRPGTLMVLDREAKTLDVQMECLSSTILLALTVLDPEVTFKVIAKEEEAVSRMINQLTYSKPVDLPEADFIFILHDASDEQMKEALNKAKVGNLLNPHESAMIILEVPDVTKGDSMILSGPGIQEESFISLPNVSAWLGARNEKNIEFPLGIDMYFVDQQDRLIALPRTTQIKENGGEIIWDMLQ
- the phnG gene encoding phosphonate C-P lyase system protein PhnG, which produces MRRRERTEILIQGSEDIAKEFAKEIAMKYKVTVIQKPESALVLLKTRETAKKSLFYLGEMLVTECTVQIQDSIGIGIVKGHREELAHSLAIIDAAYEADLGETRLWSHVLENEKKNIQKNLQELNRSILRTKVNFETMDVQ